A window of Kyrpidia spormannii genomic DNA:
GCGGCCAGGGCTACGTGTTCGAGAACAAGATTGTCGGCGGCGTGGTCCCCAAGGAATACGTTCCGGCTGTGGATGAAGGGATCCAGGAGGCCATGCAAAACGGCGTGGTCGCGGGGTATCCGCTTATCGATATGAAGGCGACCTTGGTGGATGGGTCCTATCACGATGTCGACTCTTCGGAGATGGCCTTCAAGATTGCAGGCTCCATGGCGCTGAAATCAGGCGCTGCCAAGGCAGACCCCTATCTCCTCGAACCGATCATGAAGGTCGAGGTCATTGTGCCGGAGGAGTATATGGGGGATATCATGGGCGACATCAATTCCCGGCGGGGGCGCATCGAAGGGATGGAGACCCGGGCCGGTGCCCAAGTGATTCGTGGTTACGTCCCCTTGGCGGAGATGTTCGGCTACGCGACCAACCTGCGTTCCCGAACTCAAGGCCGGGGCGTTTACAGTATGGAGTTTTACAGCTACGAGGAAGTACCCAAGTCTGTGGCCCAGGAGATCATCGCCAAATCTAAGGGCGAATGAGCTTCACCAAACGATTATCACAAGAGGGAGTTGAAACCCATGGCGAAACAAAAGTACGAGCGCACCAAGCCCCACGTCAATATCGGGACGATCGGTCACGTCGACCACGGCAAGACTACGCTGACCGCGGCGATCACTGCCGTGTTGGCGAAACACGGGCGCGCCCAAGCCACGAAGTATGATGAGATCGACAAGGCCCCGGAGGAAAAGGAACGCGGCATTACCATCAATACCGCTCACGTGGAGTATGAGACCGAGAAGCGGCACTATGCCCACGTGGACTGCCCGGGACACGCGGACTATGTGAAGAACATGATCACCGGAGCCGCTCAGATGGACGGTGCCATCCTGGTGGTGTCGGCGGCGGATGGCCCGATGCCTCAGACCCGGGAACACATCCTCCTGGCGCGACAGGTTGGCGTGCCCTACATCGTCGTCTTCCTGAACAAATGCGACATGGTGGATGACGAGGAGCTGTTGGAACTGGTTGAAATGGAGGTCCGGGATCTGCTCAACGAATATGAGTTCCCCGGCGATGACGTCCCGGTGATTCGGGGTTCTGCGCTCAAGGCGCTCGAAGATCCCAACGGCCCCTGGGCGGATAAGATCGAAGAGCTCATGAACGCTGTCGATGAATACATTCCGACCCCCGAGCGGGAAGTCGATAAACCCTTCCTGATGCCGGTGGAAGACGTGTTCACGATCACCGGCCGCGGAACGGTGGCCACGGGCAGGGTCGAGCGCGGGAAGGTCAAAGTCGGGGATGAGGTCGAGATCGTCGGTCTGCGGGAAGAGCCGAAGAAAACTGTCGTTACCGGCGTAGAGATGTTCCGGAAACTGCTTGATGAAGCGGTGGCCGGCGATAACATCGGCGTTCTGCTGCGCGGTGTTGATCGCAAAGAGGTGGAGCGCGGCCAGGTGTTAGTGAAACCCGGGAGCATCAAACCTCACACCAAATTCCGGGCTCAGGTCTATGTCCTGACCAAGGAGGAAGGCGGCCGGCACACCCCGTTCTTTAACGGGTATCGCCCGCAGTTCTATTTTCGGACCACGGACGTGACCGGCGTTGTCAAACTCCCCGAAGGCACCGAGATGGTTATGCCGGGGGATAACGTCACGATGGAAGTGGAACTGATTAGCCAGATCGCCCTGGAGGAAGGAACCCGCTTTGCCATTCGGGAAGGCGGCCGAACGGTGGGGGCTGGGGCCGTCACGGCGATCCTGCAATAAGTGGCGGGTCGGAAACGGTCGGGCCTTCGGGCCCGACTTTTTCCTGCCGTCCGCAACCCATGAGCAGTTTCAAGGGGGTTGACGCCTCTTTATCTCTTTTGTGGCTGAAAGATTTCGGTTGAGTTTCACGGAGGCCTTATAGTATAATTTCGACTGTTGGGCACTTGCTGCGATGAAGCAAAAGGTTGCCGATGTGCCAGGCCATATGGGCACCAATCGGGGAATTTTTGCGGAGTAGGTCCAGAGGATTGGGCGACAAAGGAGGGATACTCATATGGCGAAGCAAAAGATTCGAATCCGCCTCAAAGCCTTTGACCATCGTATTCTCGATCAGTCTGCGGAGAAGATCGTCGAGACGGCCAAACGGTCTGGCGCAGGAGTTTCGGGACCCGTGCCGCTGCCCACAGAGCGGTCGGTGATCACCATTCTCCGGGCTCCCCACAAGTATAAGGACTCCCGGGAGCAGTTCGAAATGCGGACTCATAAACGGCTGATCGACATCGTCAACCCCACGCCTCAGACGGTGGATGCGCTGATGCGACTGGATCTGCCATCCGGCGTGGACATTGAGATCAAACTCTGACGAACTCCGCAAGGTCGAGGAGGTGGAATCATGAAAGGTATCTTGGGACGGAAACTCGGTATGACCCAGGTGTTCCGGGAGGATGGACGCGTGGTCCCGGTCACCGTCATCGAAGCGGGTCCATGCATTGTCCTGCAAAAGAAAACCGTGGAAACCGACGGGTATGTGGCGATCCAGTTGGGGTTTGCCGACAAAAAGGGCCGGCGGGCAAACCGGCCGGAGACTGGCCACGCAGCCAAGTCCGGGGCAACTCCGAAGAAATATATTCGCGAGATCCGCAATGTCGATATCGCGGAATATGAAGTGGGACAGGAACTGCGGGCGGACGTTTTCGCTCCGGGGGAACTGGTGGACGTCACCGGGATCTCCAAAGGTAAAGGCTACGCGGGCGCGATCAAGCGCCACAATCAGGCACGCGGCCCCATGGCCCACGGCTCAAAATATCACCGGGGCGTAGGTTCCCTGGGCTCCATTGCGCCCAACCGGGTGTTTAAGGGCCAGACCCTGCCCGGCCGAATGGGCGGAGAGCGGGTGACCGTTCAAAACCTTGAAGTGATCCAAGCCGATCCAGAGCGCAACCTGCTCCTTGTAAAAGGTGCGGTACCGGGCCCCCGGAACAGCTATGTGATCGTGAAATCGGCGGTCAAAGCAACGGTGAAGTGAATACACCCGGAAAGGAGGAAAGTCCAGTGCCAAAAGTTGCAGTATACAATGCGGCGGGAGAACAGGTCGGCGAACTTGAGCTATCGGAAAAAGTGTTCGGAGTGGACGTCAAGCCGGCCGTGCTTCACCAGGCGGTGGTGGCTCAGTTGGCCAACGCGAGACAAGGCACCCGGGCCACCAAGAACCGAGCGTTGGTACGCGGTGGCGGGCGCAAGCCATGGCGCCAAAAAGGGACGGGCCGGGCCCGGCAAGGCAGCATTCGCGCGCCGCAATGGGTGGGGGGCGGCACGGTTTTTGGACCCCAGCCCCGGGATTTTTCAATGCGGCTGCCCAAGAAGCTCCGCCGTCTGGCGATTCGCGGCGCCCTCAGCTCGAAGGTGTCCGAGGGTAGCCTGATCGTCCTGGATTCCATCCCGATCGAGGCCCCGAAAACCAAAGAAATGATCCGGATCCTGTCTAATCTGAAAGTGCCGGGCAAGGCGCTGGTGGTCGGAGAAGGCCTCAACCAGCCCGCATACCTGTCAGCCCGGAACATCCCGGGTGTGAAATACCTCCCGGCGACGGATATCAATGTGGTCGATCTTTTACACCACGATCACCTCGTTGTCACGACGGGCGCTGTAAAGCGGATCGAGGAGGTGTTCGCCTGATGAAAAGCCCCTATGACATCATCCTTCGGCCGGTGGTCACCGAGGAAAGTACCGATCAGATGGCTTTGCGAAAATATACCTTCTTTGTGGACCCGCGGGCGAACAAAGTGGAGATCAAAAAAGCGGTGGAAGCGATCTTTGATGTGAAGGTCGCGAAGGTCAACACGATCCGCGTACCCGGCAAAAAGAAGCGTTACGGGCGGCACACCGGGTATACGGCAGAGCGGAAGAAGGCCGTGGTCACTTTGACGGAGGACTCGAAGGAGATCAAGATCTTTGACGGAGCGTGATCCGATCCCCACAGAAAAGGAGGGAGTCTAGATGCCGATTAAAAAGTTCAAACCGACCTCTGCCGGCCGGCGATTCATGACGGTGTCGACTTTTGAGGAAATTACCACCGACGAACCGGAACGGTCACTGCTCGTTCCCCTGAAAAAGCACGCAGGTCGCAACAACCAAGGCAGGCTGACCGTTCGTCATCGGGGCGGGGGCACAAAGCGAAAATATCGCATCATTGATTTTAAACGCGACAAGGATGGCATTCCCGGCCGCGTTGCTTCGATTGAATACGATCCAAACCGATCCGCCAACATTGCTCTCATCCATTATGCGGATGGCGAGAAACGGTACATTCTCGCTCCTCACGGTTTGTCCGTGGGAGACACGATCCACTCCGGGCCGCAGGCGGACATCAAAGTGGGGAATGCTTTGCCATTGGCGAACATCCCGGTGGGTACCATTATCCACAACATCGAGTTAAAACCGGGGGCTGGCGGTCAGTTGGTGAGGGCTGCAGGTACCGAGGCCCAACTCCTGGCAAAAGAAGGAGCCTATGCCCATGTTCGGCTGGCCTCCGGAGAAGTGCGGTTGATCCGATTGGAGTGCCGGGCGACGATCGGCCAAGTCGGCAATCTCGATCACGAGAATGTGAGCATCGGCAAAGCCGG
This region includes:
- the rplB gene encoding 50S ribosomal protein L2 translates to MPIKKFKPTSAGRRFMTVSTFEEITTDEPERSLLVPLKKHAGRNNQGRLTVRHRGGGTKRKYRIIDFKRDKDGIPGRVASIEYDPNRSANIALIHYADGEKRYILAPHGLSVGDTIHSGPQADIKVGNALPLANIPVGTIIHNIELKPGAGGQLVRAAGTEAQLLAKEGAYAHVRLASGEVRLIRLECRATIGQVGNLDHENVSIGKAGRSRWMGKRPTVRGVVMNPVDHPHGGGEGRSPIGRKAPVSPWGKPTLGKKTRKKNKPSDQYIVRPRKK
- the rplD gene encoding 50S ribosomal protein L4, encoding MPKVAVYNAAGEQVGELELSEKVFGVDVKPAVLHQAVVAQLANARQGTRATKNRALVRGGGRKPWRQKGTGRARQGSIRAPQWVGGGTVFGPQPRDFSMRLPKKLRRLAIRGALSSKVSEGSLIVLDSIPIEAPKTKEMIRILSNLKVPGKALVVGEGLNQPAYLSARNIPGVKYLPATDINVVDLLHHDHLVVTTGAVKRIEEVFA
- the tuf gene encoding elongation factor Tu; this translates as MAKQKYERTKPHVNIGTIGHVDHGKTTLTAAITAVLAKHGRAQATKYDEIDKAPEEKERGITINTAHVEYETEKRHYAHVDCPGHADYVKNMITGAAQMDGAILVVSAADGPMPQTREHILLARQVGVPYIVVFLNKCDMVDDEELLELVEMEVRDLLNEYEFPGDDVPVIRGSALKALEDPNGPWADKIEELMNAVDEYIPTPEREVDKPFLMPVEDVFTITGRGTVATGRVERGKVKVGDEVEIVGLREEPKKTVVTGVEMFRKLLDEAVAGDNIGVLLRGVDRKEVERGQVLVKPGSIKPHTKFRAQVYVLTKEEGGRHTPFFNGYRPQFYFRTTDVTGVVKLPEGTEMVMPGDNVTMEVELISQIALEEGTRFAIREGGRTVGAGAVTAILQ
- the rplW gene encoding 50S ribosomal protein L23, with amino-acid sequence MKSPYDIILRPVVTEESTDQMALRKYTFFVDPRANKVEIKKAVEAIFDVKVAKVNTIRVPGKKKRYGRHTGYTAERKKAVVTLTEDSKEIKIFDGA
- the rpsJ gene encoding 30S ribosomal protein S10, producing the protein MAKQKIRIRLKAFDHRILDQSAEKIVETAKRSGAGVSGPVPLPTERSVITILRAPHKYKDSREQFEMRTHKRLIDIVNPTPQTVDALMRLDLPSGVDIEIKL
- the rplC gene encoding 50S ribosomal protein L3 is translated as MMKGILGRKLGMTQVFREDGRVVPVTVIEAGPCIVLQKKTVETDGYVAIQLGFADKKGRRANRPETGHAAKSGATPKKYIREIRNVDIAEYEVGQELRADVFAPGELVDVTGISKGKGYAGAIKRHNQARGPMAHGSKYHRGVGSLGSIAPNRVFKGQTLPGRMGGERVTVQNLEVIQADPERNLLLVKGAVPGPRNSYVIVKSAVKATVK